In Silurus meridionalis isolate SWU-2019-XX chromosome 28, ASM1480568v1, whole genome shotgun sequence, the genomic window gtaataaattaaacatgtgATAGAGCACAAAAAAAGATGACCTGAATAATTACAATGTCTGTCACAGTGTGGAGGCTTTTTCGgtttttgttccttttgtttgtatGGAACAAACTtgataaaaggcaaaaaaaaaagtattggacagtaaatgactggaagaaagttcaaTGGACGGATTTGacatctctaacagaagaacttgtgtaagatgaagaacaggagagaagatgtcaGTGGGCTGTTTAATAGTTTAGGGTGTTTTGGAGAAGGGAAGTTTGGAGACTTATTTCAGGTGAAAGGAATTCTGagccaacatggcaaccattccattcttcaacaccatgcaattccatctggactgtgaCTCATAGGAACCGAcatcaccgtacaacaagaagCTGAGCCGAAGTGTACGTCTGAGCTCTGTAAGAGTTTTAGaacaaacagtcgtctggagtgatatcaaTCATGGTCTGCCCAGTCAcagcacctaaatcctattgaactgctctgggatgaactggatcacaaagtcagaaagaaatctccaactagtgaagctTTACAGGAGGAATTGCAAAAGTATTTCAGCGAAATGTTTGGAGACACTAATGGCTTCCTGATGCTGAAAGTGTTTCTCTCGAAAAGCGTAAGAGACTAGGTGTCTCATTCGTCCTacataagaaaaataaactggGAACggaagacaaacaaacaaataaataaaatgaaacgagaaagaaagaaaacaaaagaaaacaaaaaaaatgaataaacaagttaattaaaatcagtatataaaaatgtgagaGAATAAAAAGGATAGATAATAGATAAGCTGAGCAAtggaaataaaaccaaaataaaattaaaagtgagaaatataaagaacattacagaaacaaaagaacataaaaaaacttagacagaaaaaaaaatccaatgtggagagaaggaaaggaatGTGAGAAGAAAGATACAGAGAAAAGGCTGGATGAACTGGATGTGTGTGGGAGGTGTTTTAATTCTACATCTTACATCGGTTCCTTGAATTAAACCTGCATGTGATGGACGTAACAGTAAGTGCACAAAAACTAAACAGAGCATTTTTTACGCCGTTTCTTGTCAGTCACGTCGCAGCTGAAGCCTGAGGAGGTGGAACCTCCATCGACTTGCACACTGCTCAATCCTTCACATCATATAAGACACGAACACAGATCCATTACACACATGAGTCACGTGAAACAAACTGCACTTTCTTTTACACGAGAACACAAACGTTTCACACATCTTTCGATCCTTCgcaaaaatgtcattaaagcCACAACGTCTGAAGGTGCAAAGATGGAAAATATACACTGTGGCAGATGTTCTGTGAAGGACATGAAGAAAACGAAGTGACGCTTCACTATCGGCTACACAATCGATTACAGTACGGCGCACGGCTCTCTGAACGACCGGACAATGGCGTTCAGAAGTCACGTGACCACAACACGGTTCACGACTAAAAGAGAACAAACAACAAGCCTCAGTCTGACTGAGTTGAGGAGAGAAGAACAGGACTACTTGGGTTTGAAGAAGCTAAAGGTGCATTTACTTTTGAGCCTTTTTTTTGAGGTCCAGGGTTTTTAACACTTATAATGTTTCCCTCCACATGTTTTACAAAGTGGAAGAagtggaaaagagagagggagggatagaaaaggggagaaagaaagatgctTTATATATGTCACATGTACTttgcagcacagtgaaattctttgccCTGATACCGTGCCCCTGGTGCACatagagttaagggccttgctcaagggccacaCATATGGCAGCATTtaaatactggggcttgaacccctgaccttctgttcagtaacccagagccttaacctcCAAGTTACCACTTCCCCAGAGTGATGGAGAAAAGgatgtgaggaaaaaaagaaaaaaaaagagaaacaaagaaagagagtggAAAGGAGATGGAAGAAAGAAGGGAGGATGAAatggagagagtgtgagagaaaagaaggaggGAGGATGTgataaaggaaggaaaggatGAGGGAAGTAAAGaatggaaatgagagaaaagggaaaggagggaggaaaaatGGAAGGTCGAAAGGAAAGAGCAGAAATTGCAGAAGAAATaaaggagagaggaaaaagTGAAGGAAGGAAGAGTGATGAAAGAAatcaaagagaaagaagagggaaaacaacaaagaaaaggaaaaggggggaggaaggaaagaaagaaggaggacATGAGGGAGAAAAAGGAGGTCATTAACTTTTACGTTGCTGAACATTTGAATGGTAGTGTGGTGAGGTTCCTCAGTTCCAGCGTGGTTCTGTAGAGTCCACACTTCTGAATGAAGACTCGCTCCTATTCACTAGAAACTGCTGAGGGGACGACGGTGTGCAGCTGCTAAACGCAAGAACAGAAACCGGATGTGCTTCGTAGTCATTCTGCATCGTTACCTGTAAAGTACATCCTaatgttcaataaataaaactttataatcATGTGATATAAAAGCTGGAGGTAAAACACATGGATGTTTACGCTCCACACAGTATAATTGTTCATCCACCGCATGTTTTCGGCTTCCACCAATCCACTGCGGTGGGAAAATGTTCTGACCCTCACTGTTCTTCCTGTgtggagttgtttttttttttttttttatctttcactTCGAATGTACCGTGTTTCAAATAAACGTGAATTTCATCGTGAAATGAAGATCAGAAAAGCTCACAGTAGAGCGCACGCGTTGCCACTCCTTCGTAAATTCAACATCGATGTAAGAAATTAGGCTTTAAAGCCGCCTCCGGTACGAATCACATGTATGATAGcagtaatatattatttattttgcgcTGAATGTCCAGTGTGGATCTAAAGCAGTCCAGCTGTCATGGAGCTGGTCTGCCACCGGAGGCAGGTGGTTTTCGAGTGTTTGTACAGGTGACTGGATTGGCTGAATCGCTTGCCGCACTTCAGGCAAGCGTAAGGCTTCTCGCCTGTGTGGACTCTGATGTGTTTCTTGCAGTCCGTTAAGGTCAGAAAAGTCTTACAGCAGATCTTACAGGCGTATTTGCGTGCTCCCTCCACCACCAGGACGTTGTGCTCCGAGAGCGCTTTCTTGCATTTGGAGAGCACGTCTGCCGACGCGCGGGTCAGCTGGGGCAGCGGATTCAAGTTGCTTCCTCGTTGCGTAGAAGCGTCAAAACTAGCGTCGCTGCCGATCAGcgatgaggaggaagaggaagcgGCGTCCTGCATCGAAGCGGCTCCTGGGATGCACTTAGGTGCGATCCGTCGGTAAGGAGGAAACCTGTACGTGCTGGCACGAAAGATATTCCTCTGAAACTCTAACGCCAGCTGCTCGGAGGAGGACGACGCGATCCCGTCCAGCATCGGCTGAAGCAGCAGTGTGTCGGCTCGCATGTTGGAAAACTCCTGCGCCTCCCCTGCGAGGAGGTTCTGAGACGCAGGGAGGTGCATAGAAGAAGAGGAGTCTGAGCCGAACAGGAAACGGGACGGCTCGTGGTCCAGTGCGCACTCCCCTGTCGCCGGGTTTGAGCTGGAGAGACGGTCGAAGTTCATGGCGCTCAGGAGACCTGATCCTCTTTCTCTGCGGTCTACACCTCCTCCGCTATCACCCGCTCGTTCTCCTTCCATGACCGGCCCTTTGATTTCTGAGATCAGGATGTCGGAGCTGGGCTGAGGGTCACTGAAGCTGTGCTCGCTGCCTTCGGGGCTCAGTTCCAGCTTCTCTCGTACGGCCTCCACCTGcagtcaaaacacacaaaacgcTGATCACTCAGAGTAAACCTGAAAGAATATCAACGTGCAGAAGAAGAAGTAAATGAGAAGAAATGATCCGTGAGAGTTCAAATGGAATCCAACCCCGTGTTACATTTCATCAggatattcatattattattataagagctgcaggtttggagatgctctgacccagtcgtctagacgtcacaattcaGCACTTGTAAAACTCAAATAAAATCCTCACGCtttcccattttttctgcttcctacacgtcaactttgaggataaaattttcacttgctgccaaATATATCGCACACACTAACATGATGAAGAGTGATATTCAATTCACCacttataatgttataatgtcacaatgttatgcctgatcgctTTATTCGTATTGcatatagaaaatagaaaaatggcTCTGACTTGGTCCGAACCCTgaaacacaatgtaaaaaatCAAGAAAGGGTTTGATTTCCATGTCAATCACATTAAACcttgtgtatttatatgcatATTTTTCCTAAACGCTGATAAATCAAATAACAGGCGCTCCTAGAGCATGTGTGGTATCGCgaacaaattttttttcctgttagtAAACGAAATGTGTCTTTGGGCCGGTCTCTAGGAAGTGCATGCCTGACCATACTTCCTTTGTTGCAAATGAGAGATACCATACGTCTGTACTGTCAGTAtcagagagagtgtgaggttcATTACACCTTGAAGATCGGAGTGCCTCGCTGTTCCAACATGACCTGAGGGTTTCTGTGATGCGTTCAACCTTAGCAGTGAAATCTACTCTAGAAGACCTGAGCTTGTTTTTCCAGAGCTGAAAGAAGGGCCTGTCCCAGTGacttgtgtgatggtctgggaaACCCACTGCTTGATGTTTGCTCAATTGTGGCTAAAACAATGAGCAAAAAAATAGAGATGTGAAGCTGCTAAAACAAACACgacaggggaaaaaagaatCAGCATTGCTGAAGATGACTAAAACGGCATGTGCGATTTTCTCACACGGTGCAAATCACATCACATGTCTGTCGATAGCTACGAGTCAAAGTGAAACAGATGTGCGGATGCCTTTTGGTGATCCGACAACGGATGTCAAAAATGGCTCTACGAAGCAGTGATTATTTCCTTTACAGTGGGGTTCGGCTGCATGATCAGACGACGAGGTAATTCCTTCTTCACAAATACAGCTGAACCatgaaaaggattttttttatttgcagttttGAACTTGACTAGTCCTGGTTTTGTTGCTGTCAACATATCGCATCCTATTTTAGGAACTTAGGCTGTAAAAGATGCTTGAGAGCGGACTGTAAAAGTTGCCAAATCTTTAAATACAGAGCAGTTCATTTGTGCTGCATTTGTCCATTATGTTTAGTGCCTGCTTCGGTCTTACAATTACAACAGGCCTGTTAGCACCAGTAACTTGTTTACAGTGATCAGTTGCAGATATTCCCTCAGACACTCAGTATGTTCGACTTAACACTTACCTGGTCACTGCCCTCAGCCTGAGACATGACATCGCTGGTCTCGTCTGCCGGTTCAGGTGAGCTGATGGGCTCCCTCTTCACCGCCACCTGCATGCGTGGCGCTTCTTCCTCACCTCCGCCTTTCACTTGTACGCCGTCGCCATCTGGATATTCCTCCTTGTGCACCAGCAGGTGAGGCTCCACCCTGCTCCCTCTGCCGCCATCCGATTGGCTAGGGAGCTGTGCATCGTCTTGTGCCACCGCCCGTCTGTACTCGTCCCTCTCGTCAGATGCAATTACCACTACCTCCCGTTTGGAATCCTCATCCAAGGTTTTGCTGTGCGAATCTGGGGAGAGAAGCTCCTCCCCTCTAGCTCCTTCCTCCCCACAATCTTCAACCATACCCTGGGCTTGTGTcgggaggcgtggcctctgtcgTGAACTCTCAGTCTCAGGGCGGATCAGAAAAAACGTCTGCTTGCGCTTCTGCAAGCGGCGCTGCGGGTAGAAAGAGTCCCTCTGGTCCAACAATCCACCTCCCGTGACCGAGCCCTTCCCTCGGCATGCTGCACTCGCTTCCACCTCCGCCTCTTCGTTAAGGGCCGAGCTGACTACGCTTAACCCGAGCTGCTGCAAGAGGAACGAGCGCTGGAGGCGTGAGTTAGAACCAGTGTTCAGCTGCTGCTGCTCGACACGCTGAGCCCCGTGCTCACCCAGAGGCGACTTGGGCAGAGTCCGAGTGTTTAGATAATGCTTGCATGCCTTCACTACGGTATTGAAATGCAAATGAGAGGCAGCCAGCAGCACGTCCATCACGTTGCTCTCTCCCAGGGTCAGCGTGGACGTGTACATCATGTCCATGAGCACCGAAAACGCCTCGGCCGTCACCACTTCGGAGTCCAGACGGATCACGCTCACGCTACCGTCACCCTCGGAGACGCTGAAGAGTGCGCGAAAGTGTGTGCTGCACGCAGCCAGGACGGCACGGTGAGCTTTAAAATGCCGGCTGCCTACCACAATCACGCAGTCGCACAGCTGCCCGTGGACACGCTGATAGTTCAGCTGCTGGAAGATCTGCTCAAAGTGTCCCGGGAAGTCCATGATCtagaaggaaaaataaagaaggaaatCTGTCAGTTCCCAATGACTTCAACTGGTATCCCGGAGTCCTCCACTTATACTACAGTgaccaatccacctcttaatacctttattatgatgccacagctatagaaaccatcaatattatagagaaatgcagtataacagagcgctgcatcattttgaactgttttgccGACCTTTCCttacgatgtccagcttttcttgaaaagtctgtcttgtaaatgtccttgtaagtgtatatCTGACCAAATTAAtgtcttctcctctgtcagccatttggaaataaatgaaattagaaATTCACATGAATATAAAAGCTTGCGCAGTTTTGTTACAGATGTGGTTTGCGAGCTTTGACTAGTGCGCTCTATGACCATCCAAGCAAAGGACGTGAAAACACAggttattgtacgcctgctaggTGGCTCCAGTGTTACcaacttgaaatctgattggttaaaaccaCTGCTATAATTGTCATTCATTTTTCTCCAGGCATAAAATACTtgaccatctatctatctagctatatAGGATTCGCACAAAAGAAATCatgaacaaatgtttatatattaaacacatggactaaaaaacaaaacatagagAAGTATTTTACTATATAGTAGTGTCATATAGACATTCACGCCCATTATTAGCTTCCTCTCCatatctaaataaaacaaaatcagcaCAAATACCACTTATTATTGACTCCTGTCCTAAATTTAAATTCCAATACAATTATTCCTGCACAtcgtaaaaaaattatatttgattagCTAATTAGCATGCTAGCTAAGGTGTCTAATGACATTAGGTTACCTAGCAACCTATGCTACAACACAGGCTCTGTAGATTGCTTGCTAATCTCGTTGTCCTAATCTAAGTAgctagaaatatatattatgttatgtttttttccacGAAATAAGTCTGTGTGTGGAGCAACATGCGTACCTGTCCAGTGCACACAATAAGCGCAGGGTGTAGCTCGGATTAGCTCGCTAGCTAGCCGACATAAGGTAGCCTTACGACTAGTGCAGTTGTTGAAGCTTAATAAAACATATCGACAAAATAATTTACTTAAAATCCTTTTTCTATTTTGTGTCTCATGTCATGACACCGCCAAAACGCCCAATAACCACACAACGTTTGTCCCACTGTGCGCTAAGagttagccagctagctatCAGACACCTATCATTAGCCATTGAGTCGGCTCCCTGAAATGGATCTTTTTTGTTGAGCCGACTCGCATGTTACATATAGAGTGGAGTGAATCGATTGTTGAGTCGTTTTCTTTAGTTGAAAATTAAGCTTCGACTTTGTGTTAATAATTTTACAATACATTGTCAATTACACTAAAATACAAACACCAATTTTAATCCGAAATGTTTTTTGTGGTAGTCAAATGACagacaggcaaaaaaaaaaataattctttttACAACTTTATGGAGTCGGCTCATTTTGGTGAGCCGAGCAATTATTTATGACTCAGTTGTAATCAGGACTATACTCCTAGGTGCTTATTCAAGCATCAAATGATATTTTTAAGACAAAACCcctttttgtccatttttaacAGCCCCTGtaacttttatttaatgaaatctATATACCTGACTGCTTTAAATAAACTGTTTCCATGATCAGGAGTCATTGTTAGCACTTCAACAGGAAAACTAGGAGAGGTTTTGTCCGGTTACATGGAATCTGAAAAattagattcctgttcttggtcGACAGGAGTAGAACAGTAGTTTTCAGCTGTAGAGAGTGGTTGCAATACACAGGTAGATTAGTGGTTAAAGCTGTAGCCTTTTGAGCTGAAGGCTGTtcattcaaatcccagccacattaaactgccattcctgggcccctgagcaaggcccttaacctcagAGCtacttagttgtatgaatgagataatcttagttgctctagataagggcatcAACCATAAAATGTACAGCCTCCCTTTTTTTCTCAATGCTCTCTTGACAAAGTGTTTTATGTTAACATGTCTCAGCACATGTTTCGCACCATTCTGTGTTACTTCTAGAGTCCTGTGTTTGAAATCCCAGGTGATGATCCTGGATTTTATGCACTGTACTGGGTGCAGATGCTTTCTGTCCACATTAGAGCAAACgtacacacattttaaaaagtcgGTTTTATTTCTTGTGAAAATGGATAGAAGAGAAAGCAAATTTTCAGGGTATGAAGCCAATTTTCTTCGCATCACAGTTTAACATAAACACATCAAAAACAACGAGGTTTATGAAACACTGAGAGTCTGCGATGCAGATGATAAGTTTTAGAGATGAAAAGAAGGACAAccaacgaataaaaaaaaaaaaaaaaacgaattatatatataaaaaaaaaaaaaaacggtaaaAATCTAACACCTGACGTTCAAACAGAAGAAATCTAACAGCATCAGTGCACATTTGAACGCGGTCCTTATATTGCCAATTAAAACCAAACGTGAACATATAAAATAAGCTGTATGCCATACTTACTGTATGATCTGGGtccaaaaatttaaaaagaacaaaatcgGAAAATTGACGCAGCCAAACATCATGCtggtcttttttaaaaaatagatcAGTTCTAGGTCACCATTTCtatagaacaaaaaaagcaaaagaaaagttTATCGGGGAGGAAACCCGCGGTGAGGCGTGCCACGCCCCCGAAAACCGCCACGGTCTCCGCGAAAGTTGGGTCGGTTCCTGTCACGCCCACGTTCACCTCGTCCCCCTGCCGCTCCACCTCGCCCCCCTCGTGGGGCCCCCCGGCACCCCTCGGGCTTGGGAGGCGGAGATTTGGGGCGGAGCCTTTCAATGTCCTCTGTACAGCCAGAGAGGTGGGAATTGTTGAAGTAGGTGGAGTAGGTTTCGGCGTTGAAGTTGCTGTTGGTCAGCGTTGGTCCAACGGTTAACCATCCTGGAAATCACACAGACCAGAGggaagaaaaaactaaatcatCACACATTTTCTTACTAAATTAGAAGTGATAACTGTTTCTGTTTGGatagaaaaaagtgtgtgtgtgtgagtgagtgagtgagtgagagaccgagtgagtgagagagagagacctggcCTGATGGTACTGTCTCGGCCGAACAGATGAAGGCGTCTGAGTCCGAGGCAGAAGTGCTCGATGATGTGGAAAATCTCCACAGGCTTCTCGATGTTGCCCATCTCAGGCTCCTCTGTGATGATCAGATCGATGTCCACGTTGGCGTGGATGAAGTCGCCGTCTGTGCTACGCCGCACCGTGCCCTTAATACCCATCAGGCAGTGCTCCTGAAACGCACAAAAACAAACGCACTCAAAAAGTCTGCATAATTTCACCAACCGAACGCACTTACTTCGATTTTCATCGTTCTTACCTTGGTCCTCTGAAACACTGCTTTGGGGTCAAGCGTTTTGGTCTTTCCAGGGTTGTTCTTGTTGGTCTTGATCCAGCAGATATCCTCAGATCTCCTGAACCCCCATTTCCTCAAACACTGTGCAACAAACACACTCTTTACTAATTAACCATTACCCAATATGAACAGCTCCAGAAATTGGGCAGGATTTAATTAAGTTTGTCTGCAGAGTAGAGAATgttacacaataataaaaatacaagcgGTGAGCGATTGTAGTAATTGTACACTTTCCAGCCGATACATCAACGAATGACAACATTCATTACCATCCTGCCAAGATCGAGTCCCTCCCCCGAGCCACACcagagaaagacaaaagaaCGCAGTGCTGAGATCTCGTCAATCTGCAGCTTCATGATctagaaggacagacagacatgcacagTGTTCAGTCTTCAGATCTCAGCTGTAATCAGGGTCTTAACAGTTAAACCCTGAACACTTACATCATCCCAGGTCCAGAAACGCTCGCTGGCAATAATGCCGGACTCTCTGTAATACTCCTCTAATGGAGGCTCCACCAGGATCACGTCAAATTTACCCTTCAGTTCCCGCAGATCTAAGTTCTCCAGGTCGGCCTGCAGATACCTGccatccaaaaacacacacaaaaaataaatacaccatACAATATCACACAGCTTGTTTCAGAAAACAAACCAATGTTAACAGAAATGTAAATCGTCTAATTTAAAGAACAGAATCCTGTGTGTACATCGGTGGAGTGTTTGTAGCGGAGATGAGCTCGTCTTTCAGCCGGATGAGCTCTCGGAGTTTGGGGTACTCCTCAAATCGGTCGGCCAATCCTGTCACACAAGAcgccaaaaataataaataagtatttatCAAAAAGATTTCACATATTCCTTTCAAattccatacacacatacatacacattataattccatacacacatacatacacatacacacatatatatatatatatatatatatatatatacacatatatatatatatatatatatatatatatatatatatatatatatatatatatatatatatatacacacacacacacacacacacacatcaattcaattatattttatatatatatatatatatatatatatatatatatatatatatatatatatatatatatatatatatatatatataaacccctGCAAATCACAAATatgtagagagaaaaaaaatgaagaagtgGCCAAATATTTTTTCACAGCGCTGTACATAAAACAAACACGACTGTAATTGTATCACGTCCTGATATGCACTTCGGCAGTAGAAAAGACACCTCTTTCCCTCACCTACGTCCCTGATGAAGTTCTGTGGCCGATGTCCCGTGTCCACAAAATGCTGGCAGTAGTCATTATGAGGGTTCAGACTCTGTGTTCCCTGATAACAACAGCATGAGAATAATTACATACtcgatgttaaaaaaaaagaatgtattaaaacaaacatatacTAAGGATCTATTGATTAGAGACaaaccaacaaaacaaaaacacagtacAACAGCATGAACAATTTAGACAAATTATTTACTGGTGCAAAATAGTGCAAATGTATATCAGTGAAAATCGAACCGCACCTTTAGGAACGTACTGGAGTCCTTGTACACCTCTTCATATGGGCCGCTCTCCTCCTGCTGCTGAGGCTCTGTGTCCTCCTAGAACACACCAGTCATGTTACCCCGCTTTCATAAATCAGGATTATTAGGTCTAAAATCGGCGTAACTCACCGTCTGCTCCTCCACGTCCTCATCGGCGTCCTCGCCCTCGTTCTGGCTTTTCCTTTTGCAGCCGGACACTGACGTGTCGAACGACGACCTGCAGAAACACGAAGCCGAGAAATGatcaatataaatgtataactgGATCTCTGATGGGTTCGGGCTTCATTATTTAATCTTTTCTATATCAGCCACACATCAGAAAAGGACTAAGACTCATCTAATACTGATGCAAACATCTAATTTATGCATGATTCATAAACACCTGCATGTCTCTCTGGTCTCCTCAATCTCTTTTTGCTCCTGTTTGCTGTTGAGAACAGCGCCGATG contains:
- the LOC124381302 gene encoding zinc finger and BTB domain-containing protein 5, with the protein product MDFPGHFEQIFQQLNYQRVHGQLCDCVIVVGSRHFKAHRAVLAACSTHFRALFSVSEGDGSVSVIRLDSEVVTAEAFSVLMDMMYTSTLTLGESNVMDVLLAASHLHFNTVVKACKHYLNTRTLPKSPLGEHGAQRVEQQQLNTGSNSRLQRSFLLQQLGLSVVSSALNEEAEVEASAACRGKGSVTGGGLLDQRDSFYPQRRLQKRKQTFFLIRPETESSRQRPRLPTQAQGMVEDCGEEGARGEELLSPDSHSKTLDEDSKREVVVIASDERDEYRRAVAQDDAQLPSQSDGGRGSRVEPHLLVHKEEYPDGDGVQVKGGGEEEAPRMQVAVKREPISSPEPADETSDVMSQAEGSDQVEAVREKLELSPEGSEHSFSDPQPSSDILISEIKGPVMEGERAGDSGGGVDRRERGSGLLSAMNFDRLSSSNPATGECALDHEPSRFLFGSDSSSSMHLPASQNLLAGEAQEFSNMRADTLLLQPMLDGIASSSSEQLALEFQRNIFRASTYRFPPYRRIAPKCIPGAASMQDAASSSSSSLIGSDASFDASTQRGSNLNPLPQLTRASADVLSKCKKALSEHNVLVVEGARKYACKICCKTFLTLTDCKKHIRVHTGEKPYACLKCGKRFSQSSHLYKHSKTTCLRWQTSSMTAGLL
- the mettl14 gene encoding N6-adenosine-methyltransferase non-catalytic subunit, whose protein sequence is MDIRLKEIRERQKLRRQLLAQQLGAESADTIGAVLNSKQEQKEIEETRETCRSSFDTSVSGCKRKSQNEGEDADEDVEEQTEDTEPQQQEESGPYEEVYKDSSTFLKGTQSLNPHNDYCQHFVDTGHRPQNFIRDVGLADRFEEYPKLRELIRLKDELISATNTPPMYLQADLENLDLRELKGKFDVILVEPPLEEYYRESGIIASERFWTWDDIMKLQIDEISALRSFVFLWCGSGEGLDLGRMCLRKWGFRRSEDICWIKTNKNNPGKTKTLDPKAVFQRTKEHCLMGIKGTVRRSTDGDFIHANVDIDLIITEEPEMGNIEKPVEIFHIIEHFCLGLRRLHLFGRDSTIRPGWLTVGPTLTNSNFNAETYSTYFNNSHLSGCTEDIERLRPKSPPPKPEGCRGAPRGGRGGAAGGRGERGRDRNRPNFRGDRGGFRGRGTPHRGFPPR